TCCTTAAACGTTAGTGGTTGTCCTTCCAACGGCACGTTTGAATAACGTAAAGCTTTTTCCAAAAGTGCTGCCATATGCTGACGCGTAATTTTTTCGTTCGGACGGAATGTGCCATCAGGATAGCCGCTTAAAATGTTCGAGCCTGCAGCTGCCTGGATTTCGCGTGTCAGTTCATTACCAGCTTTTAAATCCTTAAAAGTGTATGTAGACGAATCTGGTAATTCCAGTGCGCGTGTAATGTAAGAAGCAAATTCTCCACGCGTTACGGCACGGTTTGGATAGAAATTTCCTTTGCTGTCTGGTCGAATGACATTAAGATTAGACCAATACGTTAATTCATTAACCATCTGATGGTCTTTTATATCATTTGCATGAGAGGTTGATTGTGTTGTGAAAGACAGAGCAACGATAAATGCGAATGCTAGTCCTACTATTTTCTTTAACACAGATTCACGCTCCTTTCCTATATGATGATATTTTACCAATATATGAGCGAGAATCATAGATGAATCCTATTACTTTAGATGTTTGTAATATAAATGTAATCAAAAAGTCCTTTGAAAATGAGTTTAATAATAGGGAGAAAAGAGCTCTATAATAGAAGAGTTGAAGATATAAAAAAGGTGAGCCAGATTAAAGCTCATAAAATAGAGGTTTCTGAAATTACGGGGCAGAGATGCGTGAATAGAATGCATGACAAAGCATTGGGATATATTTTTATCGGAAAATAATTACAGGTTTAATGCTTTTGATATTTTTTTTACTTCTTTCGTTAAGTAATGTAGTTGTTCATGAACTTCCTGGAGATCCACATTATTTTGGCTGATATTACTGGCCTGCTGCTGTGCTTCCTGCAGTGCAAGAGCGGATGCAAATGTTGAAATCCCTTCCGCTAACGTAGCTAATAAACCGGCCAGCACCTCAAGTGAAGCGGCTTGAATTAATGGGTTGTTATCGATTGGCGGTTCAGTGTTTTTCTTACGGTTATTTTGCAATACTACGACCTCCAAAATAGTGATGTATATATTTTATGGGTTTGAGGAGCAATTATGAATGGCTAGGTGGAATTCGTTGCGGAAAGTTTTAAAACGCTCTAGTCTATTTAATGGTAAATTATGTACTTATTTAGATGTGGGAAGTTAGGGAGGAATTTTGAAATGAATAAAGCTTTTAAAACGGTTAAACATATTGTGGAGATGCAGATGTAAAGAGAGGCAAAAATTTTGTCTCTTTTTTTAGTGCCCAAATATGGTTCCTGTTTTTTGGACTGAAAAACCATTGATCTGACAATTATTCTAGTAATTTAGGGTGTGTTTTATACTCTCATTGAATTATAATTGTAACCATATTATACTTAAGTTCGTCTTAATCCACATGAGCAAAACTCATCTAAAAATAGAGAACTACATATAGGAAAGGGTTTGGGACATCTATGAATGACATTTCTGTCAAAATGAATAAAAAAGAGTGGCTCGAAATTTTTGGGGCAATTCTTGTACTTGTGGCGGCCATACTGCTTCCGCCTTCGATAGCGCAAATCAGTACAGCGATTTTCTTTGTACTTTTCGCATTTTTTAAGCCATTTCAAAGTTTAGTAATTTTAGTACCGTACGTTATTTTCCGTACATTCTTTATTGAACTGAACCCTGGTCTTAAACTCATCGGCGATTTAATTACGATCGTCGTATTGCTGCGTTTATTTTTACTAAATACGAAGAAATTTAAAACTTGGTTTCATTTCAAACCATTTGAATACTTCTTCTTCGCCTTTTTAATCTTCGGTGCCATCATCGGTTATAAAAACGGTGTATCACTTGGTGCGATTGTCTT
This genomic window from Solibacillus sp. FSL R5-0449 contains:
- a CDS encoding multidrug ABC transporter ATPase, whose amino-acid sequence is MQNNRKKNTEPPIDNNPLIQAASLEVLAGLLATLAEGISTFASALALQEAQQQASNISQNNVDLQEVHEQLHYLTKEVKKISKALNL